A window of Aricia agestis chromosome 3, ilAriAges1.1, whole genome shotgun sequence contains these coding sequences:
- the LOC121740582 gene encoding venom serine protease inhibitor-like — MDTKLVFVFVVLAVALVAASPVEEEPFDCPANEQYYKCNLEVCYKNCRDLKMPPPCPAIAAGCYHPGCECVAGYLRNSAGVCVPTDECS; from the exons ATGGATACTAAACTGGTCTTTGTTTTTGTTGTCTTGGCGGTTGCTTTAGTGGCCGCATCGCCGGTCGAAGAGGAGCCGTTTG ATTGTCCCGCCAACGAGCAGTACTACAAGTGCAATCTAGAAGTATGCTACAAGAACTGCCGTGACCTGAAGATGCCGCCACCTTGTCCAGCCATCGCGGCTGGCTGCTACCACCCCGGCTGCGAGTGCGTGGCTGGATATCTCCGGAACAGCGCTGGCGTGTGTGTACCCACGGATGAATGCAGCT aa